A segment of the Bacillus thuringiensis genome:
ATTTTTGATATGTCGAACCTAAGCGACTAACGGGATTCTCTTGCATAGGAGAAATCCCTTGTTCAGATTCGGATTCTTTAAATTCCTCTGTTTCACCAAACATGTCAGAGAAAATTTTCGCATCATATGGTGTTACATCACCAAATATCATCTTGTTACGGAACGAACCTAGTAAAGTAAACATATACTGCTCTGTGAAATCCAAAGCTAATTGAGATAGTGTTTGACTTGCAATTGTCAGAATGACTTTATATTTACGAGATTGTGCAGGGAACTCTTTGAACGGGCGCACAAATGTGTAGCATCCTAGCCCGAGAGGGCTGGGGTAGCTACTAACCCTTACGGGTCGCGATAGGTAAAGCTTTGAAGTTATCTCTACTTTTCCCCCGCCCCACACCGTGCGTGCGACTTTCACCGCACACGGCGTTCCATCGGTTCAGATTGATAATCCCTAACAAATTTAGTTAGTATCATCCTTATTCTTTGCCTCGCGATTAAGATAAGGTGAACAATGAGATATATTTCAAATGTGTAGCAGCTCACGGTATTTCTTTAGTTTCGGTAGTTTGTATAAGATACTGCCTTCTAAGTCCTTTTGATGTATAAGCTTATGGCATCTTATGCACATGGTGGCAAGATTGCTGAGTTTGTTGATTTTCTCTAAAGGTAGTCGATTATTAACGTGATGGCAATGTATGTTAGTTGGAATCAACCCTGTCTTACATATTCGGCACTTTCCTTTGTCGCGATTATATGCATAATCGCGATTAAGTATATATTCAAAGTTATAGAGTCGTTTATTCTTAGTTTGTCTAAGCATCTGATACAAGACCATTTGGTTGATTTGGTCGTTCGAATAAATGGTTGGTCTCATTTTCTTATCGACCTTGCCATGTCTTCTCGAATAAATTATCCTTCCTATCTGTGTATAGGGGGTCGTATCATAATTGTATAGGAGTGCTTTAGTACTAGGTGTAAAACTCATTTTGGTTAATCCTATCTTAACTCCATCGACTTCAACGAAGGGAACTTTGGTTTTATGCCCTTTATGCCTATCTTTACGATTATTAAGATTTTCAGCTGGAGTAAGTATTTTTTCGAATACTCCTCCACCATGTTTGTTCTTAATAGACTTGTAGAATGTATAGCGTATTTTGTCATCGCATCTAACGAAAATTCTAGCAGAATTTCCTATACGGAAATAATTACTAATACCAAAAATTTTGGCGTTAATAAGTTCTATTTGGGCGGCAACATCGTGAGAGTTGGTTGTTTTCCGAACATTGTATGTATCTCGAAGAATTTCTCTCATTTTAGAGTTTAATTTCTTTTTGTTCGGTATAGCTTTTCCTGCAATACGGTTTTTCAGTCTCATCTTTTCAGCTCTGATGTCGAATCCTAGGAATTGGGCTGGCTTCTCTCTCATATCGGTAATAAATGTTTTCTCCTTTGATAATTCTAATTTGAGTATATGTTTGTAATACTTATCGATTTTAGTCAAGAGTGTTCTTGCCTGTGCTTTATCCTCGCATAGAATTATCCAGTCGTCTGCGTATCTAACAAGAAAACATTTCTTATGTTTTCTAACTACTTTTCTAAGTCCTGTACTGAAAGCGTGTTTAACAGTATAACGCGCGTAGTGTTCTTCGAACTCTTTAGCTATCATCCAGTCAAAGTTATTTAAGTATATGTTCGCTAACAGGGGAGATATAATTCCACCTTGTGGAGTTCCCAACTCCGTAGGGAAAAGTTGATTATCTTCTAGTACACCTGCTTTTAACATTTTCTTAATAATAGTTAGGAATCTCTTATCCTTTATGCCCATATTCCACATTATTTCAACAAGTTTATTATGGTTAATATGGTCAAAGAAACTTTTGATGTCACCTTCGATGGCTACGTACGTTTTTGACCTAGAAATGGTATTCAAGATTCTGCCTATTGCATAGTGACATGAACGATAGGGACGAAAACCATAACTATGGTTGAAAAACTTCGCCTCTGCTATGGGTTCTAACACCA
Coding sequences within it:
- the ltrA gene encoding group II intron reverse transcriptase/maturase translates to METEQLIKLIWEHIDNYKPKPVRRHYIDKGNGKKRPLGIPAMIDRIIQETARMVLEPIAEAKFFNHSYGFRPYRSCHYAIGRILNTISRSKTYVAIEGDIKSFFDHINHNKLVEIMWNMGIKDKRFLTIIKKMLKAGVLEDNQLFPTELGTPQGGIISPLLANIYLNNFDWMIAKEFEEHYARYTVKHAFSTGLRKVVRKHKKCFLVRYADDWIILCEDKAQARTLLTKIDKYYKHILKLELSKEKTFITDMREKPAQFLGFDIRAEKMRLKNRIAGKAIPNKKKLNSKMREILRDTYNVRKTTNSHDVAAQIELINAKIFGISNYFRIGNSARIFVRCDDKIRYTFYKSIKNKHGGGVFEKILTPAENLNNRKDRHKGHKTKVPFVEVDGVKIGLTKMSFTPSTKALLYNYDTTPYTQIGRIIYSRRHGKVDKKMRPTIYSNDQINQMVLYQMLRQTKNKRLYNFEYILNRDYAYNRDKGKCRICKTGLIPTNIHCHHVNNRLPLEKINKLSNLATMCIRCHKLIHQKDLEGSILYKLPKLKKYRELLHI